From a region of the Flavobacterium sediminilitoris genome:
- a CDS encoding CopD family protein, whose product MEYNYIKALHLIFVITWFAGLFYIVRLFVYHAEAKQKPQPEQDILIKQYQLMQYRLWYIITWPSAVLASFFAFYLLYLNPAWLTQAWMHVKLAFVLLLYMYHAKCHQIFNQLQKGEVKHTSSFFRIWNEGATIILFAVVFLVILKNAINWIYGVIGIISFSILIMIGFKFYKRIREKNKK is encoded by the coding sequence ATGGAATATAATTATATCAAAGCTCTACATCTTATATTTGTTATAACTTGGTTTGCAGGATTATTTTATATTGTTCGTTTATTTGTATATCATGCAGAAGCAAAGCAAAAACCACAACCAGAACAAGATATTTTAATTAAACAATATCAATTAATGCAATATCGATTATGGTATATTATTACATGGCCGAGTGCTGTTTTGGCTAGTTTTTTTGCTTTTTATTTATTGTACTTAAATCCAGCTTGGTTAACACAAGCTTGGATGCATGTAAAACTGGCATTTGTTTTGTTACTTTATATGTATCACGCTAAATGTCATCAAATATTTAATCAATTACAAAAGGGAGAAGTAAAACATACATCGAGTTTTTTTAGGATTTGGAATGAAGGAGCTACTATAATCTTGTTTGCAGTAGTTTTTTTAGTAATCTTGAAAAACGCAATTAATTGGATTTATGGTGTAATAGGTATTATTAGTTTCTCTATTTTAATAATGATTGGTTTTAAGTTTTATAAAAGAATAAGAGAGAAAAATAAAAAATAA
- a CDS encoding BrxA/BrxB family bacilliredoxin, which yields MYPEEMVKPMRAELSDAGFQELHSAEDVDKAIKSNGTTLVVVNSVCGCAARNARPGAKMSLDNSKKPSNLITVFAGVDKEAVDKAREHMFPFPPSSPCMALFKDGELVHMLERHHIEGRPAELIAENLKDAYSEYC from the coding sequence ATGTATCCAGAAGAAATGGTAAAACCAATGAGAGCAGAACTTTCAGATGCTGGTTTTCAAGAATTACATAGTGCTGAAGATGTTGACAAAGCAATAAAATCAAATGGAACAACTCTTGTTGTAGTAAATTCAGTTTGTGGTTGTGCAGCAAGAAATGCTCGTCCAGGTGCAAAAATGAGCTTAGATAACTCTAAAAAACCTTCAAACTTAATAACTGTTTTTGCAGGTGTTGATAAAGAAGCCGTTGATAAAGCTAGAGAACATATGTTTCCTTTTCCTCCATCATCTCCATGTATGGCTTTATTTAAAGATGGAGAATTAGTTCACATGTTAGAACGTCATCATATTGAAGGAAGACCTGCGGAATTAATTGCAGAGAACTTAAAAGATGCCTATAGCGAATATTGCTAA
- a CDS encoding HD domain-containing protein, producing MQLIDTTIHFVKEKLQNAEGGHDWFHIERVYKNALLIAKDEECNLEIVKLGALLHDIADSKFHDGDETIGPKIATTFLESQNVDKNTINHVIAIIENISFKGGNFDKKFTSKELDIVQDADRLDALGAIGIARTFNYGGFKNRPLYNPNIQPQLNMSKEEYKNSNAPTLNHFYEKLLLLKDKMNTETGKKIARERHIFMENFLSQFYAEWEGEK from the coding sequence ATGCAATTAATTGATACTACAATACATTTCGTAAAAGAGAAACTTCAAAATGCAGAAGGAGGACATGATTGGTTTCACATTGAACGTGTTTATAAAAATGCTCTTTTAATTGCTAAAGATGAAGAATGTAATCTTGAAATTGTAAAACTAGGCGCTCTGTTACATGACATTGCCGATAGTAAATTTCATGATGGAGACGAAACTATTGGTCCTAAAATAGCAACTACTTTTTTAGAAAGTCAAAATGTAGACAAAAATACCATAAACCATGTTATTGCGATTATTGAAAACATTTCCTTTAAAGGTGGAAATTTTGACAAAAAATTTACATCCAAAGAACTTGATATTGTTCAAGATGCTGATCGCTTAGATGCTCTTGGTGCAATAGGAATTGCTAGGACTTTCAACTATGGTGGTTTCAAAAACAGACCACTCTACAATCCAAATATTCAACCTCAACTTAATATGAGTAAAGAAGAATATAAAAATAGCAACGCACCTACATTAAATCATTTTTATGAAAAATTACTCCTTCTAAAAGACAAAATGAATACTGAAACAGGAAAAAAAATTGCAAGAGAACGACATATTTTTATGGAAAATTTCTTATCACAATTCTATGCAGAATGGGAAGGAGAAAAATAA
- a CDS encoding DoxX family protein, translating to MKLLKIFIIVLNLFIGGFMINGGIKKFTGEKPSPYKVIEQVQKGEEIAPNEEILVIKNYIFGMKQTGYFWPFLGVMELLAGILLISQVFAKIGAFITLPITLNIFLFHLFLEPHEIGELILVAALLIANLYLIFVSYKHWKPLLYNKAILS from the coding sequence ATGAAACTATTAAAAATATTCATAATAGTCTTAAATTTATTCATAGGTGGCTTTATGATTAATGGAGGAATAAAAAAGTTTACTGGAGAAAAACCTAGTCCGTATAAAGTAATTGAGCAAGTTCAAAAAGGCGAAGAAATAGCTCCAAATGAAGAAATTCTAGTAATCAAAAACTATATTTTTGGAATGAAGCAAACTGGTTATTTTTGGCCATTTCTTGGAGTTATGGAATTATTAGCTGGAATTCTATTAATTAGTCAGGTTTTTGCAAAAATTGGAGCTTTCATAACGCTTCCTATTACTCTTAATATTTTTCTCTTTCATTTATTTCTAGAACCTCATGAAATTGGAGAACTTATATTAGTTGCTGCATTATTAATTGCAAATTTATATTTAATATTTGTTAGCTATAAACATTGGAAACCTTTATTATACAACAAGGCAATACTTAGTTAA
- a CDS encoding HmuY family protein gives MKKNVFLFLSIIALSILGCSKDDDAETLSTIQAAFMNPEVNLSSTETTVNIAFSSAATSAGTITLNVTPTNVSNGIDFSTNPAITGTTITVPFNSGATNTSFTFTKIIEAIEGETKNVKFTIASTSLSNIEIPSTTNYTQLNFNETAITANTTIAENGGNNLPNQVYIDLSSGTETAISRTSWELGFHSGNEFRVVLNPAINKLAVKQLATTNIDEVQAEDPNVTTGNYIPSGSIYIDNPYGNLSGTSIAEISSVDSENKVYLVNLGQDVSTTTASGTGTALTGDDRGWKKIRILRSGNNYKLQYANIDATTHNEVIISKNAAFNHTFYSLITNNIVTAEPEKDKWDLNITPFMNYTQYNGENVSYFFSDVVITNALAGTAVYSVSTTDFSYTDFNINNVNSTNFSTNEAKDRRAIGSNWRSTYPAPSVKTNLFYVLKDTAGNIYKIKFTSMLNNASERGTTTFEYSKLN, from the coding sequence ATGAAAAAAAATGTCTTTTTATTTTTATCTATAATTGCTCTTTCAATTCTTGGATGTAGCAAAGACGATGACGCTGAAACACTATCTACAATTCAAGCAGCGTTTATGAATCCAGAAGTTAACTTATCATCAACTGAAACAACGGTAAACATTGCTTTCTCAAGTGCCGCAACATCAGCAGGAACTATTACATTAAATGTAACACCTACAAATGTTAGTAATGGAATAGATTTTAGCACAAACCCTGCTATTACAGGAACAACTATTACCGTTCCTTTTAATTCGGGTGCGACTAATACTTCTTTTACTTTTACAAAAATAATTGAAGCTATTGAAGGAGAAACTAAAAATGTAAAATTCACAATTGCATCTACTTCTCTTTCTAATATTGAAATTCCATCTACTACAAATTATACTCAATTAAACTTCAATGAAACTGCCATTACTGCAAATACTACAATAGCTGAAAATGGAGGAAATAATTTACCCAATCAAGTATATATAGATCTAAGTTCGGGAACAGAAACCGCTATTTCTAGAACTTCTTGGGAATTAGGTTTTCATTCTGGAAACGAGTTTAGAGTAGTTCTAAATCCTGCAATAAACAAGCTTGCAGTAAAACAACTGGCTACTACTAATATTGATGAAGTACAAGCCGAAGATCCAAATGTTACAACAGGAAATTATATACCTAGTGGTTCAATATACATTGACAACCCTTATGGAAACTTATCAGGAACTTCTATTGCTGAAATATCATCTGTAGACAGTGAAAATAAAGTGTATTTAGTAAATCTTGGTCAAGATGTTTCAACTACTACCGCAAGTGGAACAGGAACAGCTTTAACAGGAGACGATAGAGGTTGGAAAAAAATCAGAATTCTTAGAAGTGGTAATAATTATAAATTACAATATGCTAATATTGATGCGACGACACATAATGAAGTAATTATTTCAAAAAATGCAGCATTTAATCATACTTTTTATAGTTTAATCACAAACAATATAGTAACTGCTGAACCAGAAAAAGACAAATGGGACTTAAACATAACTCCTTTTATGAATTACACACAATATAATGGTGAAAATGTATCTTATTTCTTCAGTGATGTTGTTATAACAAATGCATTAGCAGGAACTGCTGTTTATAGTGTTTCAACTACCGATTTTTCATATACTGACTTTAATATAAACAATGTAAACTCTACTAATTTTAGCACAAATGAAGCAAAAGACAGAAGAGCGATAGGTTCAAATTGGAGATCGACATATCCTGCTCCATCGGTAAAAACAAATCTTTTCTATGTTTTAAAAGATACTGCTGGAAACATTTATAAAATAAAATTCACTTCTATGTTGAATAATGCAAGTGAAAGAGGCACAACTACATTTGAATATTCTAAATTAAACTAA
- a CDS encoding lycopene cyclase family protein, protein MQHYHYIFTGSGLSALMTVYEMILSESFKSTSILLIDQDLKKSNDRTWCFWDMSTVFESIVYKEWESASFSDSTSKKTLKIAPYKYKMIKGIDFYNFIFEKINTHNNIHFLNEKIINFKDDGNQCIVKTENKNFTCDKVFNSIFNPKIIKSQTKFPLLQQHFIGWHIKSKESVFNENIATFMDFSVNQKGNTRFMYVLPTSKNEALIEYTLFSKDLLDREEYENEIKEYIKKIGITEFEIIEKEKGNIPMTCYEFWKNNSKNIIHIGSAGGWTKASTGFTFKNVTKKSKQLVQFILAENDFRTFHKKNKFWFYDLLFIDILYIRNELGATLFSSLFKKGNPILIFKFLDEETTYFEDFKVIMKCPKAPFIKALFNRLL, encoded by the coding sequence ATGCAACATTATCATTATATATTTACAGGATCAGGATTGTCTGCTTTAATGACAGTTTATGAAATGATATTATCTGAAAGTTTTAAAAGTACTTCTATCTTATTAATTGATCAAGACTTAAAAAAATCAAATGATAGAACATGGTGTTTTTGGGATATGTCTACCGTCTTTGAAAGTATCGTTTATAAAGAATGGGAATCTGCTAGTTTTTCAGATTCAACTTCAAAAAAAACCTTAAAAATTGCTCCTTATAAATACAAAATGATAAAAGGGATTGATTTCTACAATTTCATTTTCGAGAAAATTAATACACATAATAACATTCATTTCCTAAATGAAAAAATAATTAATTTTAAAGATGATGGAAATCAATGTATCGTAAAAACAGAAAATAAAAATTTTACTTGTGATAAAGTTTTTAACTCTATTTTTAATCCCAAAATTATTAAATCTCAAACCAAGTTCCCTTTATTGCAACAACACTTTATAGGTTGGCACATTAAATCTAAAGAATCTGTTTTTAATGAGAATATAGCAACATTTATGGATTTTTCCGTAAATCAAAAGGGAAATACTCGTTTTATGTATGTGTTGCCTACATCAAAAAATGAGGCTTTAATTGAGTACACTTTATTTTCAAAAGACTTACTTGATAGAGAAGAATATGAAAATGAAATAAAAGAATATATCAAAAAAATAGGGATTACTGAATTTGAAATTATTGAAAAAGAAAAAGGAAATATTCCTATGACCTGCTATGAATTTTGGAAAAACAATTCTAAAAATATAATCCATATTGGCTCCGCTGGTGGTTGGACAAAAGCAAGTACTGGTTTTACCTTTAAAAATGTAACCAAAAAATCTAAACAGTTAGTACAATTCATTTTAGCTGAAAATGACTTTAGGACATTTCATAAAAAAAATAAGTTTTGGTTCTATGATCTATTATTTATTGACATTCTATATATAAGAAATGAACTTGGTGCAACTCTATTTTCTTCCTTATTTAAAAAAGGAAATCCAATTTTGATTTTTAAATTTTTAGATGAAGAGACAACTTATTTTGAAGATTTTAAAGTGATTATGAAATGCCCAAAAGCTCCATTTATTAAAGCACTATTTAATCGATTATTATAA
- a CDS encoding sensor histidine kinase, with protein MIFLTLIASILIALVSYYQFKKEAREYHQDRLERKENAIVEHINYILENTTYQLTTENIQYIFKEKIHELSDIHSLEINFFDLDGNLLISSKAVFKLDSIKPKINPSTLKILRGTIEKRYVEFTTIDSLSYRSSYSYIKDNKFKPLAILNLPYEEDTTFYDNEIRNFLIRFSQIYFLMFLIAIFLSYFLSSYITKSLKLISDKIQETNFNQQNQKIELEEGSKEINLLIHSYNSMVDKLEDSAMKLAQSEREQAWREMAKQVAHEIKNPLTPMRLTVQSYQRRFDINDPKAKEKLDDFAKTLIQQIDTMSSVAGAFSNFASMPAQQNETLNVVKIVQLALDIFNENYIQYSYLDKEIIANLDRTQLIRVITNLVKNAIQSIPEEQEEKSILVRVYKEDTNVKIKVKDNGKGISDSNKARIFEPKFTTKSSGMGLGLAIIKNIIENYNGTITFESEEGKGTEFIVSFPIKS; from the coding sequence ATGATATTCTTAACACTTATAGCATCTATACTTATAGCATTAGTTTCATATTATCAATTTAAAAAAGAAGCGCGAGAATATCATCAAGATAGATTGGAACGAAAAGAAAATGCAATTGTAGAACACATTAATTATATATTAGAAAACACTACTTATCAGCTTACAACAGAAAATATTCAGTATATATTTAAAGAAAAAATACATGAATTGTCTGATATTCATAGCCTTGAAATCAATTTTTTCGATTTAGATGGTAATTTATTAATTTCATCAAAAGCCGTTTTTAAGTTAGATAGTATTAAACCCAAAATTAATCCATCTACATTAAAAATATTAAGAGGTACAATTGAAAAAAGATATGTTGAATTTACAACAATTGATAGTTTATCGTATAGATCTTCATATAGTTATATAAAAGATAATAAATTTAAGCCACTTGCTATATTAAATCTTCCTTACGAAGAAGATACTACTTTTTATGATAATGAAATTCGAAATTTTTTAATTCGATTTAGTCAGATTTATTTTTTAATGTTTCTAATCGCAATTTTTTTATCTTATTTTTTATCAAGTTATATCACCAAATCATTAAAATTAATTTCGGATAAAATTCAAGAGACAAATTTTAATCAGCAAAATCAAAAGATAGAATTAGAAGAAGGAAGTAAAGAAATAAATTTATTAATTCATTCTTATAATAGTATGGTTGATAAGCTTGAAGATAGTGCTATGAAATTAGCTCAGAGTGAAAGAGAACAAGCTTGGCGAGAAATGGCGAAACAAGTGGCGCATGAAATTAAAAATCCATTGACACCTATGCGACTTACTGTGCAAAGTTATCAAAGAAGGTTTGATATAAATGACCCTAAAGCGAAAGAAAAGCTAGATGATTTTGCTAAAACTTTGATTCAACAAATTGACACAATGAGTTCGGTAGCAGGTGCTTTTTCTAATTTTGCATCAATGCCTGCTCAACAAAACGAAACCTTAAATGTTGTTAAGATTGTACAATTAGCATTAGATATTTTTAACGAAAACTATATTCAATATTCTTATTTAGACAAAGAAATAATTGCTAATCTAGATAGAACACAATTAATTAGAGTTATAACTAATTTGGTTAAAAATGCTATTCAATCTATTCCAGAAGAACAAGAGGAAAAGTCAATTCTAGTTCGTGTTTATAAAGAAGATACTAATGTTAAAATTAAAGTTAAAGATAATGGTAAAGGAATTTCAGACAGCAATAAAGCAAGAATCTTTGAGCCAAAATTTACTACAAAATCTAGCGGAATGGGATTAGGGTTAGCTATTATTAAAAATATTATTGAGAATTATAACGGAACAATTACTTTTGAAAGTGAAGAGGGGAAAGGAACAGAATTCATCGTTTCTTTTCCAATTAAATCATAA
- a CDS encoding alkaline phosphatase D family protein, whose protein sequence is MSQKDLSRRRFLINSILTTGGILLSPNFISCTDDDTIFGIPEDYSSDLFSHGVASFDPTHNQVIIWTRYNTGKPEVKIYWQVAYDSNFETVFRNGEVITDNTRDYTVAIELQNLDANKKLYYRFFNQEDRSVSVVGETITLPVSTNTIKLAVCSCANYPAGLFNVYKAMANSDADIIIHLGDYIYEYAEDQYGTNEYTGVLDRKHIPANEILTLQDYRSRYKQYRSDKNLQLAHQKKPFICVWDDHEIANDTYKNGAENHQANEGSFETRKADAIKAYSEFLPMKTNDINLIYRNFNIGNLVNLIMLDTRVIGRDKQLNYADYYDTSGNFNVANFQTDWLNPNRTLLGTTQRNWLISQVTGSNAQWQVLGQQVLMGKMMIPAELLSTLAAIQYEVELTGSASTNTLQLFQQQITELVTIKLRYVNGDPTLTSSEIARINTVLPYNLDAWDGYPVEREILYSNFAGKKIVCLAGDTHNAWYSNLTDSNSNDKGKEFATSSVTSPGLEEYLGINEASITGFENAMQILIDDLNYLNASDRGYLSVSFTSNTVESKWNFVNTVFNENFSENTERVESYSI, encoded by the coding sequence ATGAGTCAAAAGGATTTATCAAGAAGACGCTTTTTAATCAATTCAATTTTAACAACTGGAGGAATCCTTTTATCTCCAAATTTTATAAGTTGCACAGATGATGATACTATTTTTGGTATACCTGAAGATTATTCATCTGACCTTTTTTCTCATGGAGTTGCTAGTTTTGATCCAACACATAATCAGGTAATAATTTGGACAAGATACAATACTGGTAAACCGGAAGTTAAAATATATTGGCAAGTAGCTTATGATAGTAATTTTGAAACTGTTTTTAGAAATGGAGAAGTAATTACTGATAACACTAGAGATTATACTGTAGCTATTGAACTCCAAAATTTAGACGCTAATAAAAAATTGTATTATCGTTTCTTTAATCAAGAAGATAGAAGTGTTTCTGTTGTTGGAGAAACCATCACACTACCTGTTTCAACAAATACTATTAAATTAGCTGTTTGCTCTTGTGCTAATTATCCAGCTGGATTATTTAATGTATATAAAGCAATGGCAAATTCTGATGCAGATATTATTATACATCTAGGCGACTATATTTATGAATATGCTGAAGACCAATATGGAACTAATGAATATACTGGTGTTTTAGATCGTAAACATATTCCTGCAAATGAAATTCTAACTTTACAAGACTATAGATCTCGTTACAAACAATATCGTTCAGACAAAAATTTACAATTAGCACATCAAAAGAAACCTTTTATTTGTGTTTGGGATGATCATGAAATTGCAAATGATACTTATAAAAATGGAGCAGAAAATCATCAAGCAAATGAAGGTAGCTTTGAGACAAGAAAAGCTGATGCTATAAAAGCGTATAGTGAGTTTTTACCTATGAAAACAAATGACATTAATTTAATTTATAGAAATTTCAATATTGGAAATTTGGTAAACTTAATAATGTTAGATACTAGAGTTATTGGAAGAGATAAACAATTAAACTATGCTGATTATTATGATACTTCTGGAAATTTCAATGTTGCCAATTTCCAAACAGATTGGTTAAACCCTAATAGAACACTACTTGGAACTACACAACGAAATTGGTTAATTTCTCAAGTTACAGGGAGCAATGCACAATGGCAGGTTTTAGGGCAACAAGTATTAATGGGTAAAATGATGATTCCAGCAGAATTATTATCAACATTAGCAGCCATTCAATATGAAGTAGAACTAACTGGTTCGGCTTCTACTAATACTTTACAGCTCTTTCAACAACAAATTACAGAATTAGTAACAATAAAATTACGCTATGTAAATGGAGATCCAACCCTTACTAGTTCTGAGATTGCCAGAATAAATACTGTTTTACCTTATAATTTAGATGCTTGGGATGGTTATCCTGTAGAAAGAGAAATTCTCTATAGCAACTTTGCTGGTAAAAAAATAGTTTGTTTAGCAGGAGACACTCATAATGCATGGTATAGTAACTTAACAGATAGCAACTCTAATGATAAAGGAAAAGAGTTTGCTACTTCATCTGTAACTTCTCCTGGATTGGAAGAATATTTAGGTATTAATGAAGCAAGCATTACTGGTTTTGAAAATGCTATGCAAATTCTAATCGATGACCTTAACTATCTAAATGCTTCAGATAGAGGCTACCTTTCCGTTTCCTTTACATCAAATACCGTTGAATCTAAATGGAATTTTGTAAATACTGTTTTTAACGAGAATTTCTCTGAAAATACTGAAAGGGTTGAATCTTACTCTATTTAA
- a CDS encoding acyl-ACP desaturase: MSIKNVRLEVMQFLEKKIDSFVEEFLIPVEKIWQPTDLLPNSESEKFFDEITELREIAKDLPYDFWVVLVGDTITEEALPTYESWLMEVEGVDNEGRNGWSKWVRNWTGEENRHGDVLNKYLYLSGRVNMKEIEQTTQHLINDGFDIGTGRDPYKNFVYTSFQELATYISHNRVAQMAKKFGDNKLSKMCRLIAGDEMRHHQAYSTFVSKIFEVDPSEMMLAFQHMMKHKITMPAHFLRESGQKISTAFEQFSDSAQRIGVYTANDYVDIMQKLIDKWEIDKIVNLTDEAEKARDFLMKLPARMARISERLVIPEEGHIFKWVQPALIK, translated from the coding sequence ATGTCAATAAAAAATGTACGCTTAGAAGTAATGCAGTTTTTGGAAAAAAAAATTGATTCCTTTGTTGAAGAGTTTTTAATTCCAGTTGAAAAAATTTGGCAACCAACCGATTTGTTACCAAATTCTGAAAGTGAAAAATTCTTTGATGAAATAACAGAATTAAGAGAAATTGCAAAAGATTTACCTTATGATTTTTGGGTAGTTTTAGTCGGTGATACAATTACTGAGGAAGCTTTACCTACTTATGAATCTTGGTTAATGGAAGTTGAAGGAGTAGATAATGAAGGAAGAAATGGCTGGAGTAAATGGGTTCGTAACTGGACTGGAGAAGAAAACCGTCATGGTGATGTATTAAACAAATACCTGTATTTATCTGGACGAGTTAATATGAAGGAAATTGAGCAAACAACTCAACATTTAATCAATGATGGTTTTGATATTGGAACAGGTAGAGATCCTTATAAAAACTTTGTATACACTAGTTTCCAAGAGTTAGCAACCTATATTTCTCATAACAGAGTAGCGCAAATGGCAAAAAAATTCGGAGACAATAAATTATCAAAAATGTGCCGATTAATTGCTGGAGATGAAATGCGTCATCATCAAGCATATAGTACATTTGTAAGTAAAATTTTTGAAGTTGATCCAAGTGAAATGATGCTTGCTTTTCAACACATGATGAAACATAAAATTACAATGCCTGCTCATTTCCTAAGAGAATCAGGTCAAAAAATTAGTACTGCTTTTGAACAATTTTCAGATTCTGCACAAAGAATTGGTGTCTACACTGCAAATGATTATGTAGATATTATGCAAAAATTGATTGATAAGTGGGAAATTGATAAAATTGTGAATCTAACAGATGAAGCTGAAAAAGCGAGAGATTTCCTAATGAAGTTACCAGCACGTATGGCACGAATTTCCGAAAGACTTGTAATACCAGAAGAAGGACATATTTTTAAATGGGTACAACCTGCTTTAATTAAATAA
- a CDS encoding enoyl-CoA hydratase/isomerase family protein — protein sequence MKMENILIEKQENIAIITINRPEKLNALNKVTIQELHEGFKSLSTDSSVKAIIITGSGEKAFVAGADISEFAHFSEEEGEKLAAKGQELLFDFVENLSTPVIAAVNGFALGGGLELAMACHFRVASDNVKMGLPEVTLGVIPGYGGTQRLGQLVGKGRAMEMIMTAGMIDAEMAKNYGLVNHVVPQGELLDLAKGIASKIARNSSTAISKAIQAINANFKDGVNGYAVEIENFGACFGTEDFKEGTTAFLEKRKASFK from the coding sequence ATAAAAATGGAGAATATTTTAATTGAAAAACAAGAAAATATTGCAATTATCACAATTAATAGACCAGAAAAGTTAAACGCATTAAATAAAGTAACCATTCAAGAATTACATGAAGGTTTTAAATCGTTAAGCACGGATTCATCTGTAAAAGCAATTATCATAACAGGTAGTGGAGAAAAGGCTTTTGTAGCAGGAGCTGATATATCAGAATTTGCACATTTTTCTGAAGAAGAAGGTGAGAAGCTGGCAGCAAAAGGACAAGAATTATTGTTTGATTTTGTGGAAAATTTAAGTACACCTGTTATAGCGGCTGTAAATGGTTTCGCATTAGGAGGTGGTTTGGAATTGGCTATGGCTTGTCATTTTAGAGTAGCATCAGACAATGTTAAAATGGGATTACCAGAAGTAACACTTGGAGTAATTCCTGGTTATGGCGGAACACAACGTTTAGGCCAATTAGTTGGAAAAGGAAGAGCAATGGAAATGATTATGACTGCTGGAATGATAGATGCTGAAATGGCTAAAAATTATGGTCTTGTAAATCATGTTGTACCGCAAGGAGAATTACTAGATTTAGCGAAAGGAATTGCGTCTAAAATTGCTAGAAATTCAAGTACCGCTATTTCAAAAGCAATTCAAGCAATCAATGCTAATTTTAAAGATGGTGTAAATGGTTATGCTGTAGAAATTGAGAATTTTGGAGCTTGTTTTGGAACTGAAGATTTTAAAGAAGGAACAACTGCTTTTTTAGAGAAAAGGAAAGCTAGTTTTAAATAA
- a CDS encoding lysophospholipid acyltransferase family protein, with protein sequence MQKILSYPISILYYFLFLFWLCLFHPIQWICFNLFGYNAHRLSVAILNFFLVRNTLILGTTYSFKGREKLPKNVPLIIVANHQSLYDIPPIIWFMRDWQPKFISKKELGKGIPSVSYNLRHGGSALIDRKDGKQALGEIKKCGEFINKNNYSVVIFPEGTRSKTGVPKPFSVNGLKMLYKFAPDAYFAPITINNSWKMTKHGQFPLGLGNKITFEVHEPLKISDYTFDEIFEKTENIITQNIKTK encoded by the coding sequence ATGCAAAAGATTTTATCTTACCCTATTTCTATACTGTATTACTTTTTATTTTTATTTTGGTTATGTCTTTTTCATCCTATACAATGGATCTGTTTTAATCTATTTGGATATAATGCACATCGATTAAGCGTAGCAATATTAAATTTCTTTTTAGTTAGAAATACTTTAATATTAGGAACAACATATTCTTTTAAAGGAAGAGAAAAACTACCTAAAAACGTTCCGTTAATTATAGTTGCAAATCATCAAAGCTTATATGATATTCCTCCTATAATATGGTTTATGAGAGATTGGCAACCAAAATTTATTAGTAAAAAAGAATTAGGAAAAGGAATTCCTAGTGTTTCTTATAATTTAAGGCATGGTGGATCTGCTCTTATTGATAGAAAAGACGGGAAACAGGCATTAGGAGAAATAAAAAAATGTGGAGAATTTATAAACAAAAACAATTATTCTGTAGTTATTTTCCCAGAAGGAACAAGAAGCAAAACAGGAGTTCCAAAACCTTTTTCAGTCAATGGATTAAAAATGCTTTACAAATTTGCTCCAGATGCCTATTTTGCACCTATAACTATTAATAATTCTTGGAAAATGACAAAACATGGTCAATTCCCACTTGGATTAGGAAATAAAATAACATTTGAAGTTCATGAGCCTTTAAAAATTTCAGATTATACCTTTGATGAAATTTTTGAGAAAACAGAAAATATAATTACACAAAATATAAAAACGAAATAA